In Triticum aestivum cultivar Chinese Spring chromosome 5B, IWGSC CS RefSeq v2.1, whole genome shotgun sequence, the following proteins share a genomic window:
- the LOC123111363 gene encoding probable nucleolar protein 5-2 isoform X5 → MVLFETPSGFAIFYFDGISLYEPDAMEVIWRKDFQVFKDKSDAINHDSGLNNQLTNMLLKWYQPGQKLAVGKIEYKIVIEANLGISCLFDEPVMELMRGLNYLMHSVVPEEKSKLAEEHCLQTSQGLKMLLHRYGFDIKPEMVNDCIIVTACNLYDSDCCLKNQFKSLRLASHFLQDVSSINFQDWDILKLATALKMVCYPEDDILFGNPDEMFSTDELSKLVADAHKYEDSGIIKGAILRLYNLVVYLLNCKAKYQRRLASFVKEAKESYEAEQVVRERGSLRTDAFEADIQVGVQMVAG, encoded by the exons ATGGTGTTGTTTGAGACACCCTCGGGCTTTGCAATTTTCTATTTTGACGGGATCAGCCTCTACGAACCAGATGCCATGGAG GTCATTTGGCGAAAAGACTTTCAAGTTTTTAAGGACAAGTCTGATGCCATTAACCATGATAGTGGTCTTAACAATCAGCTTACTAACATGCTCTTGAAGTGGTACCAACCTGGGCAGAAACTTGCTGTTGGCAAGATTGAATATAAAATAGTCATTGAAGCAAACTTG GGAATATCCTGCCTGTTTGATGAACCTGTAATGGAGCTGATGCGTGGGCTGAACTATCTCATGCATAGTGTAGTTCCTGAAGAAAAATCAAAGCTAGCCGAGGAGCACTGCCTCCAGACGAGTCAAGGGCTGAAAATGCTCCTTCATCGTTATGGCTTTGATATAAAACCGGAGATG GTTAATGATTGCATTATTGTGACAGCATGCAACTtatatgattctgattgttgtttaAAGAATCAATTTAAGAGTTTGCGCCTTGCTAGTCACTTCCTTCAGGATGTGTCATCCATTAATTTTCAAGACTGGGACATATTGAAACTTGCAACAGCTCTGAAGATGGTATGTTACCCTGAAGACGATATCTTGTTTGGTAATCCTGATGAG ATGTTTTCAACAGATGAGTTATCAAAGTTAGTGGCTGATGCACATAAATACGAAGACAGTGGGATCATTAAAGGAGCTATTTTGAGGCTCTATAATTTAGTGGTGTATCTCCTTAATTGTAAGGCAAAGTATCAGAGGAGATTGGCCTCCTTCGTCAAGGAGGCTAAAGAATCATATGAAGCTGAGCAAGTTGTTAGAGAGAGGGGTTCCCTTCGAACTGATGCTTTTGAAGCGGACATACAAGTTGGGGTACAAATGGTTGCAGGATAA
- the LOC123111363 gene encoding uncharacterized protein isoform X2: MGRRGGQRCRRSSRANLTSTSTGQRAADLGNHGLIMVLFETPSGFAIFYFDGISLYEPDAMENIWAHFVTEYRASHVIWRKDFQVFKDKSDAINHDSGLNNQLTNMLLKWYQPGQKLAVGKIEYKIVIEANLGISCLFDEPVMELMRGLNYLMHSVVPEEKSKLAEEHCLQTSQGLKMLLHRYGFDIKPEMVNDCIIVTACNLYDSDCCLKNQFKSLRLASHFLQDVSSINFQDWDILKLATALKMVCYPEDDILFGNPDEMFSTDELSKLVADAHKYEDSGIIKGAILRLYNLVVYLLNCKAKYQRRLASFVKEAKESYEAEQVVRERGSLRTDAFEADIQVGVQMVAG, encoded by the exons atggggcgacggggcggaCAGCGATGCCGGCGTTCTTCTCGAGCGAATTTGACCTCGACCTCGACGGGGCAACGAG CTGCTGATTTGGGGAATCATGGGTTGATCATGGTGTTGTTTGAGACACCCTCGGGCTTTGCAATTTTCTATTTTGACGGGATCAGCCTCTACGAACCAGATGCCATGGAG AATATATGGGCGCACTTCGTCACGGAATATAGGGCAAGCCAT GTCATTTGGCGAAAAGACTTTCAAGTTTTTAAGGACAAGTCTGATGCCATTAACCATGATAGTGGTCTTAACAATCAGCTTACTAACATGCTCTTGAAGTGGTACCAACCTGGGCAGAAACTTGCTGTTGGCAAGATTGAATATAAAATAGTCATTGAAGCAAACTTG GGAATATCCTGCCTGTTTGATGAACCTGTAATGGAGCTGATGCGTGGGCTGAACTATCTCATGCATAGTGTAGTTCCTGAAGAAAAATCAAAGCTAGCCGAGGAGCACTGCCTCCAGACGAGTCAAGGGCTGAAAATGCTCCTTCATCGTTATGGCTTTGATATAAAACCGGAGATG GTTAATGATTGCATTATTGTGACAGCATGCAACTtatatgattctgattgttgtttaAAGAATCAATTTAAGAGTTTGCGCCTTGCTAGTCACTTCCTTCAGGATGTGTCATCCATTAATTTTCAAGACTGGGACATATTGAAACTTGCAACAGCTCTGAAGATGGTATGTTACCCTGAAGACGATATCTTGTTTGGTAATCCTGATGAG ATGTTTTCAACAGATGAGTTATCAAAGTTAGTGGCTGATGCACATAAATACGAAGACAGTGGGATCATTAAAGGAGCTATTTTGAGGCTCTATAATTTAGTGGTGTATCTCCTTAATTGTAAGGCAAAGTATCAGAGGAGATTGGCCTCCTTCGTCAAGGAGGCTAAAGAATCATATGAAGCTGAGCAAGTTGTTAGAGAGAGGGGTTCCCTTCGAACTGATGCTTTTGAAGCGGACATACAAGTTGGGGTACAAATGGTTGCAGGATAA
- the LOC123111363 gene encoding uncharacterized protein isoform X3, which yields MPAFFSSEFDLDLDGATRWKASPASSSGEFVSADLGNHGLIMVLFETPSGFAIFYFDGISLYEPDAMEVIWRKDFQVFKDKSDAINHDSGLNNQLTNMLLKWYQPGQKLAVGKIEYKIVIEANLGISCLFDEPVMELMRGLNYLMHSVVPEEKSKLAEEHCLQTSQGLKMLLHRYGFDIKPEMVNDCIIVTACNLYDSDCCLKNQFKSLRLASHFLQDVSSINFQDWDILKLATALKMVCYPEDDILFGNPDEMFSTDELSKLVADAHKYEDSGIIKGAILRLYNLVVYLLNCKAKYQRRLASFVKEAKESYEAEQVVRERGSLRTDAFEADIQVGVQMVAG from the exons ATGCCGGCGTTCTTCTCGAGCGAATTTGACCTCGACCTCGACGGGGCAACGAGGTGGAAAGCGTCGCCGGCTTCCTCCTCCGGCGAATTCGTTT CTGCTGATTTGGGGAATCATGGGTTGATCATGGTGTTGTTTGAGACACCCTCGGGCTTTGCAATTTTCTATTTTGACGGGATCAGCCTCTACGAACCAGATGCCATGGAG GTCATTTGGCGAAAAGACTTTCAAGTTTTTAAGGACAAGTCTGATGCCATTAACCATGATAGTGGTCTTAACAATCAGCTTACTAACATGCTCTTGAAGTGGTACCAACCTGGGCAGAAACTTGCTGTTGGCAAGATTGAATATAAAATAGTCATTGAAGCAAACTTG GGAATATCCTGCCTGTTTGATGAACCTGTAATGGAGCTGATGCGTGGGCTGAACTATCTCATGCATAGTGTAGTTCCTGAAGAAAAATCAAAGCTAGCCGAGGAGCACTGCCTCCAGACGAGTCAAGGGCTGAAAATGCTCCTTCATCGTTATGGCTTTGATATAAAACCGGAGATG GTTAATGATTGCATTATTGTGACAGCATGCAACTtatatgattctgattgttgtttaAAGAATCAATTTAAGAGTTTGCGCCTTGCTAGTCACTTCCTTCAGGATGTGTCATCCATTAATTTTCAAGACTGGGACATATTGAAACTTGCAACAGCTCTGAAGATGGTATGTTACCCTGAAGACGATATCTTGTTTGGTAATCCTGATGAG ATGTTTTCAACAGATGAGTTATCAAAGTTAGTGGCTGATGCACATAAATACGAAGACAGTGGGATCATTAAAGGAGCTATTTTGAGGCTCTATAATTTAGTGGTGTATCTCCTTAATTGTAAGGCAAAGTATCAGAGGAGATTGGCCTCCTTCGTCAAGGAGGCTAAAGAATCATATGAAGCTGAGCAAGTTGTTAGAGAGAGGGGTTCCCTTCGAACTGATGCTTTTGAAGCGGACATACAAGTTGGGGTACAAATGGTTGCAGGATAA
- the LOC123111363 gene encoding uncharacterized protein isoform X1 → MPAFFSSEFDLDLDGATRWKASPASSSGEFVSADLGNHGLIMVLFETPSGFAIFYFDGISLYEPDAMENIWAHFVTEYRASHVIWRKDFQVFKDKSDAINHDSGLNNQLTNMLLKWYQPGQKLAVGKIEYKIVIEANLGISCLFDEPVMELMRGLNYLMHSVVPEEKSKLAEEHCLQTSQGLKMLLHRYGFDIKPEMVNDCIIVTACNLYDSDCCLKNQFKSLRLASHFLQDVSSINFQDWDILKLATALKMVCYPEDDILFGNPDEMFSTDELSKLVADAHKYEDSGIIKGAILRLYNLVVYLLNCKAKYQRRLASFVKEAKESYEAEQVVRERGSLRTDAFEADIQVGVQMVAG, encoded by the exons ATGCCGGCGTTCTTCTCGAGCGAATTTGACCTCGACCTCGACGGGGCAACGAGGTGGAAAGCGTCGCCGGCTTCCTCCTCCGGCGAATTCGTTT CTGCTGATTTGGGGAATCATGGGTTGATCATGGTGTTGTTTGAGACACCCTCGGGCTTTGCAATTTTCTATTTTGACGGGATCAGCCTCTACGAACCAGATGCCATGGAG AATATATGGGCGCACTTCGTCACGGAATATAGGGCAAGCCAT GTCATTTGGCGAAAAGACTTTCAAGTTTTTAAGGACAAGTCTGATGCCATTAACCATGATAGTGGTCTTAACAATCAGCTTACTAACATGCTCTTGAAGTGGTACCAACCTGGGCAGAAACTTGCTGTTGGCAAGATTGAATATAAAATAGTCATTGAAGCAAACTTG GGAATATCCTGCCTGTTTGATGAACCTGTAATGGAGCTGATGCGTGGGCTGAACTATCTCATGCATAGTGTAGTTCCTGAAGAAAAATCAAAGCTAGCCGAGGAGCACTGCCTCCAGACGAGTCAAGGGCTGAAAATGCTCCTTCATCGTTATGGCTTTGATATAAAACCGGAGATG GTTAATGATTGCATTATTGTGACAGCATGCAACTtatatgattctgattgttgtttaAAGAATCAATTTAAGAGTTTGCGCCTTGCTAGTCACTTCCTTCAGGATGTGTCATCCATTAATTTTCAAGACTGGGACATATTGAAACTTGCAACAGCTCTGAAGATGGTATGTTACCCTGAAGACGATATCTTGTTTGGTAATCCTGATGAG ATGTTTTCAACAGATGAGTTATCAAAGTTAGTGGCTGATGCACATAAATACGAAGACAGTGGGATCATTAAAGGAGCTATTTTGAGGCTCTATAATTTAGTGGTGTATCTCCTTAATTGTAAGGCAAAGTATCAGAGGAGATTGGCCTCCTTCGTCAAGGAGGCTAAAGAATCATATGAAGCTGAGCAAGTTGTTAGAGAGAGGGGTTCCCTTCGAACTGATGCTTTTGAAGCGGACATACAAGTTGGGGTACAAATGGTTGCAGGATAA
- the LOC123111363 gene encoding nucleolar protein 58 isoform X4: protein MVLFETPSGFAIFYFDGISLYEPDAMENIWAHFVTEYRASHVIWRKDFQVFKDKSDAINHDSGLNNQLTNMLLKWYQPGQKLAVGKIEYKIVIEANLGISCLFDEPVMELMRGLNYLMHSVVPEEKSKLAEEHCLQTSQGLKMLLHRYGFDIKPEMVNDCIIVTACNLYDSDCCLKNQFKSLRLASHFLQDVSSINFQDWDILKLATALKMVCYPEDDILFGNPDEMFSTDELSKLVADAHKYEDSGIIKGAILRLYNLVVYLLNCKAKYQRRLASFVKEAKESYEAEQVVRERGSLRTDAFEADIQVGVQMVAG from the exons ATGGTGTTGTTTGAGACACCCTCGGGCTTTGCAATTTTCTATTTTGACGGGATCAGCCTCTACGAACCAGATGCCATGGAG AATATATGGGCGCACTTCGTCACGGAATATAGGGCAAGCCAT GTCATTTGGCGAAAAGACTTTCAAGTTTTTAAGGACAAGTCTGATGCCATTAACCATGATAGTGGTCTTAACAATCAGCTTACTAACATGCTCTTGAAGTGGTACCAACCTGGGCAGAAACTTGCTGTTGGCAAGATTGAATATAAAATAGTCATTGAAGCAAACTTG GGAATATCCTGCCTGTTTGATGAACCTGTAATGGAGCTGATGCGTGGGCTGAACTATCTCATGCATAGTGTAGTTCCTGAAGAAAAATCAAAGCTAGCCGAGGAGCACTGCCTCCAGACGAGTCAAGGGCTGAAAATGCTCCTTCATCGTTATGGCTTTGATATAAAACCGGAGATG GTTAATGATTGCATTATTGTGACAGCATGCAACTtatatgattctgattgttgtttaAAGAATCAATTTAAGAGTTTGCGCCTTGCTAGTCACTTCCTTCAGGATGTGTCATCCATTAATTTTCAAGACTGGGACATATTGAAACTTGCAACAGCTCTGAAGATGGTATGTTACCCTGAAGACGATATCTTGTTTGGTAATCCTGATGAG ATGTTTTCAACAGATGAGTTATCAAAGTTAGTGGCTGATGCACATAAATACGAAGACAGTGGGATCATTAAAGGAGCTATTTTGAGGCTCTATAATTTAGTGGTGTATCTCCTTAATTGTAAGGCAAAGTATCAGAGGAGATTGGCCTCCTTCGTCAAGGAGGCTAAAGAATCATATGAAGCTGAGCAAGTTGTTAGAGAGAGGGGTTCCCTTCGAACTGATGCTTTTGAAGCGGACATACAAGTTGGGGTACAAATGGTTGCAGGATAA